Proteins encoded together in one Pseudomonadota bacterium window:
- a CDS encoding DciA family protein, translated as MPMTRPSRPVASALHKVTEKIYRKRGFASAGVLDNWPAIVGENLARHSMPERLGGDGTLRLRVDGPLATELKHLEPQILERIASYFGYRAVNRLSLIQGPLEKPPVEKSKPARVLDSDSAKTLADTIHGTQNAEVKQALARLGAAVLSQPDDT; from the coding sequence ATGCCAATGACACGCCCGTCGCGTCCCGTGGCTTCCGCCCTACACAAGGTAACGGAGAAAATTTACCGCAAGCGCGGCTTCGCGTCCGCGGGCGTGCTCGACAATTGGCCGGCCATTGTCGGCGAGAACTTGGCGCGCCATTCGATGCCCGAACGTCTTGGCGGCGACGGGACATTGCGTCTGCGCGTTGACGGACCGCTGGCCACCGAGCTCAAGCATCTGGAGCCGCAGATTCTAGAGCGTATCGCCAGTTATTTCGGTTATCGCGCGGTAAATCGGCTGAGCCTGATTCAGGGGCCGCTCGAAAAGCCTCCGGTGGAAAAATCCAAGCCGGCGCGCGTCCTCGACTCGGATTCGGCGAAAACACTCGCTGATACCATTCATGGGACCCAGAACGCAGAAGTTAAGCAGGCTCTCGCACGCCTCGGCGCGGCTGTGCTGAGCCAGCCGGACGATACCTAA
- the mutY gene encoding A/G-specific adenine glycosylase: MAYYKRPEDYFGIHNDFTVEPIVGAPSIGRGALKPAALAAELLAWYGVQGRDLPWRAPLGVRPDPYRVWLSEIMLQQTTVTTVGPYFERFLGRWPRLLDLAAAPMDDVLHAWQGLGYYARARNMLRCAQQIVQNHGGKFPQEEAALLKLPGIGPYSAAAIAAIAFERPATILDGNVERVIARLRQVEAPLPAAKKELRRLAAEITPAKRPGDYAQAIMDLGATICTPRKPACALCPWQRACRAFGAGVQEILPRKTPRPERPLRHGMAFWTVRGDGRILLRRRPENGLLGGLMEVPTSAWCETPWQPRSARREAPVEARWRALPGMVAHGFTHFRLEITVYAGKADGRTAVEGIWCAPEQFADQALSTLSRKVIRHAQSSG, translated from the coding sequence TTGGCATACTATAAGCGCCCAGAGGATTATTTTGGAATCCACAATGATTTTACTGTTGAGCCCATCGTTGGCGCGCCGTCAATTGGGCGCGGCGCGTTGAAACCAGCGGCCCTGGCGGCGGAATTGCTTGCCTGGTACGGCGTTCAAGGCCGGGATTTGCCGTGGCGGGCGCCGCTTGGCGTGCGCCCCGATCCCTATCGCGTGTGGCTCAGCGAGATCATGTTGCAGCAAACGACAGTCACCACGGTCGGGCCTTATTTCGAAAGATTCCTCGGCCGCTGGCCGCGCCTTCTCGACCTCGCTGCCGCGCCGATGGACGATGTACTGCACGCATGGCAGGGTCTCGGCTACTACGCCCGGGCGAGGAACATGCTGCGCTGCGCGCAGCAGATCGTGCAGAATCATGGCGGTAAGTTTCCACAGGAGGAAGCGGCGCTTTTGAAGTTGCCGGGAATTGGCCCGTATTCGGCGGCGGCAATCGCGGCGATCGCCTTTGAGCGTCCCGCCACCATACTGGACGGCAACGTCGAACGGGTGATCGCGCGCCTTCGCCAGGTTGAAGCGCCGTTGCCGGCGGCCAAGAAGGAATTGCGCCGGCTCGCAGCGGAGATCACACCCGCCAAACGACCAGGCGACTATGCCCAGGCGATCATGGATCTCGGCGCGACGATCTGCACGCCGAGGAAACCGGCTTGCGCCCTTTGTCCGTGGCAGCGCGCTTGCCGCGCCTTTGGCGCAGGTGTTCAAGAGATACTGCCGCGCAAAACACCGAGGCCCGAGCGCCCGCTTCGCCACGGCATGGCCTTTTGGACGGTGCGCGGCGACGGTCGAATCCTGCTTCGCCGACGGCCCGAAAACGGCCTGCTGGGGGGCCTAATGGAGGTGCCGACAAGCGCTTGGTGCGAAACCCCGTGGCAGCCGCGCTCGGCCCGGCGCGAAGCACCGGTCGAGGCGCGTTGGCGCGCGCTGCCCGGCATGGTTGCCCACGGCTTCACGCATTTTCGACTTGAGATCACCGTTTACGCCGGCAAAGCAGATGGCCGCACGGCCGTCGAGGGCATTTGGTGCGC